A part of Fusobacteriaceae bacterium genomic DNA contains:
- a CDS encoding HEPN domain-containing protein has product MPDLETAKLWMKFARDDLSFAKHGLTMRPVPMEIICYHCQQTAEKAFKSVLAYYEETIPKTHDLAYLLALCETYNKCVLDLADEAMRLTKYAVAARYPEEIDILESDMDLALADAETIFVLIESIYGLHTD; this is encoded by the coding sequence ATGCCTGATTTGGAAACTGCAAAATTATGGATGAAATTTGCAAGAGATGATTTGTCGTTCGCCAAGCATGGATTGACTATGCGCCCCGTACCCATGGAAATCATTTGCTATCATTGCCAGCAAACAGCTGAAAAAGCATTCAAGTCCGTTCTTGCCTATTATGAAGAGACGATACCTAAAACCCATGACCTTGCTTATTTGCTGGCACTTTGCGAGACGTATAATAAATGCGTTCTTGATCTTGCTGATGAAGCAATGCGACTGACCAAATACGCTGTTGCAGCGCGTTATCCCGAGGAGATTGACATTTTGGAATCTGATATGGATTTGGCTTTGGCTGACGCCGAAACCATTTTCGTATTGATTGAGTCTATATACGGCTTACATACCGATTAA
- a CDS encoding nucleotidyltransferase domain-containing protein, which translates to MDKDHELKNITKAITSILPNSKIILFGSYAREQQSQWSDIDLAVIAPSFPERKLIMMDILRKAVNGETKKPVDILVYLEEEFEKKAQKRSMLAWTIKNEGVILHA; encoded by the coding sequence ATGGACAAAGATCATGAATTGAAAAATATTACGAAAGCCATTACAAGCATTTTACCGAATTCAAAAATCATTCTGTTCGGCTCTTATGCTCGCGAACAACAAAGCCAATGGAGCGACATCGATCTTGCCGTAATCGCTCCGTCGTTTCCTGAGCGCAAATTGATCATGATGGATATCTTGCGGAAGGCTGTGAATGGTGAAACAAAGAAGCCCGTGGATATTCTTGTTTATCTGGAAGAGGAATTTGAAAAAAAAGCACAAAAGCGCTCCATGCTTGCCTGGACAATAAAAAATGAGGGAGTGATCCTGCATGCCTGA